accaacctgtcaaccaaccaaccaacctgtcaaccaaccaaccatccaaccaaccaaccaaccaaccaaccaaccaaccaaccaaccaaccaaccaagtATTCAGCGTGCTTAAGGAATTAAGGTAGGAATTAATGGTTCATATCTTGATTTTATTCTAGTGATGGTAATATAAAGGCTACTAAAAAAACATGTAGACAAGGGCTGATCAGTtaatcaaaaatatcaaaatcgCAATATGGCGAAGTGCAATATCCAAATCGCACTCTCaaacaaatatttgttttttagcaGTTATACGACTGTACTGTAAGTACaaatttttgttaaaatttaaaattagaaaacagTATGCTTATTTGCATTCTTAGACAATAAGATCAATAACGCTCTAATGTCCTcatgctaaatattaatttaaagtCAGTCGTTGTCAGTGGCTTTATGAACTATATATTTGGTTTATTAAAATTTCTGTGGATCAGTGCAGGCGTTATCCAACTCAAATTTTAGAGATAATATTTGAGTCAGTCTTGTCAGGGTTTAGTGGCTTGATTTGAGGAAAACATCTAATTACCATTTCtgataaatatatttttccatatAGTTTCACCATGTATTAGATTTGGATGTTGATGGAGATAAGATAATGTAAGACAAAGAagaactttattaatcccagaAGAAATTCTTTGAGTATTACTACAAAATACACCATTTGGTAATTGCATTGTCTCAAATTGCAACTATAATTTGCAATCAAAGATTGTTCTGCCCTAatattcaaaaatatacaatatgcATCTCACTGAACAAGCAGAGAAAAtgagtgttcttttctttgactCCTGAAACGTTGACAGAAgatagtgttttgttttgtttttaaatttggcCCAGATCAAGATCATCTTACCCACTCATGAAGTCTCCAAAGATGTACAGGCCGTTCAGATTGGGTGATTCACATCCTCGGTACACATATCCCCCCGTCACAGACTTGCCAACATGATGGCTGTATGCAAATATAGGGAGGATGTCATCTGTTGTGGCAGAAAAAGACACCCTGAATTTAACCCAAATCTGAAGCATCAAAATTAGATGGAAAATGGTTAATTATGCCAGAAAAACAGGTGGTGAAAGCATCCAATAGACAGAAAATAGCTCATCCTGGAGGTTTAACAAGAACAGAGAATACTCACTGAGGGATGAGTTCTGGCACAGTTTCAGATCATAGCACTCGAAGCCCTCTTTGGCCCTCCATCCGTAGTTTCCTCCCTTCTCAATGATGTCGATCTCCTCGTAGCGGTTTTGACCAACATCTCCGCAGAATATCCGACCCCTGCCGTAGCGGCTCACCGGGTCTCCGCGGTCCACTGAGCATCGCCACATGTTCCGAACGCCATATGCAAACACCTCTGGGCGAGCGTCCGGGTCCCCGATGAATGGATTATCAGGGGGGATCCTGTACTGCAGCCCACTGGAGTCGGTTCCATCCACATCGATGCGCAGTACTTTTCCCAGCAGAGAACTCCTgggcaacaaaaaaatcagaagagAGGCTTTAAATGCAATGGACCTGGGGTGGCTGTACCCCAAAGGGTTACAGCTACTACTGAATTTGTACATGAAAAACTGTTATCATGGTAGGCACaataatttataaaatgttgaaataattgGCAAAAAGTAAAGAAGGAATGGCTGGATTAGGTAGCCActacaaaatgttcaaattgtCGAACTAATTTACTAAAGGTCATTGATAAAGATCAAAATAATGAGCTGAAAGTAATAGGAAATGGTTGAAAATGGTAAAGCAATGGGTAAacagtgaataaataaagtaaagGTTATCTAAAAGTAATTAAATTGTTCAACAGGTAGCTAAACGGTATATTTTCTCTCTATAAAAACACTAAGACAtagattggaaaaaaatgtgaagaagcATAGCATCATTGGACTTGTTGCACCACCTTTGCTGATGAAAATCTTCTTGACAGCCAGAAAGTATGTTACTGGAACATCCACTTATAACAGAAGAGATGGTCTgcattagcctagcttagctagactgtattcccgttataagggatatacgggaatacggtctagccctcctccattgacacattttgacaggttttcaagctccgagcagatcagaccgaaccaatcagagcaccagaggcgggaatTAACAATGCGActgcaacagagcgaggtttctctcgtgcgctttcctctgttttgcacgggctgaatttgtccttaaaacctcaacaagaagcagctcttaaagcttttcttttttaaaaaggacgtatttttaattccggcaggctgtacgatagaatgcgtaatgctgccctccactgttgaaagggagagcttagattttcctcaggacccctgtacggcgaaggaagctgttaaaactacaaaacatcatggcggaaaggcaattgttaggtcgcttagtgattgcgtcacacatgtgttacgctgattggctctctccagttcaagctgtgatcggtagtcccgcctctgggctagatttggttcaatggagcagttccagactgactttatgtgtatttgtaatacacaatataaaggctgtctggtccccaggcaaggtCTGCAtcaccacttatcaggtacttatgaTGCAGTTCTGACATTCCCTTGGGCAGTTTCAGCACCATTAACGTCCTGAGTAATCCTTCACATGACAGTTTCACGACCATTCACACCTTGAGTCTTAATGGGCCTTTGGCTATAGGTTTGGGAGGTGAACATATTTATCTGAGCCTCACCATCAGTCAAGTAGAACTGAAGAAGcgtcttggatgagaggtgaaaagTTAGTccaattgtttttgtttttttttactgaagctcttagGATTTTTGATTAAGTAAATTCAAAAGCCAAAATAAGAATAATCAACATTGGTTTTGTAGATTTTAGACAAGTTATTGTGGAAATTTTACATAGCACACCGATAAATGTGACAGAGAAGTGACTGAATTTGCTAAAAGTATTGGTTAAGCAAATTAAATTGGTTGAAAATTTTATATTAGTGGAATTGTTAACATATTTGCTAAATTATTGTGAATGATTGATATGGCTAAATGTAATGAATGCATATTTGTCAGTTGAAGTGATTAAATGAAGGTAAATGTTTGTAGTAGTTAGCTTAATGTAATGCGTAAatggctaactagctagctaataTGGCTATGATTAGCTTCCTGATAGTGATAATTGAAACAGCTTTAAGTAACAATGGGCAGTAGTTGGCCATATATAATATTTGAGTATTTAATATATTGTTAACAGTATATCTGGTGTTGGTTAACTGTAGGTTATGGATAAGAAAAGCTCAAACGGTTAGCCTAAAGTTTTACATAAAAGGTTGTAGCTTCAAAAAGGTAGCTAGCTAATGTTAATAGTTAAACTGCTGAAAGTAAACCTGAAGTGTTTGAAAACAACATTGCTGAAtcctttgtattttatttgtatttaattaaaacatatttgatTGAAAATAAACTCAAATTAGCACATTTTGACGGCGCTATCAGTGAAGGAGTAAGAAGTTTATCTGATAGTGCTGCAGGGCTCCTACGTCTTTCGGCTTCATTCACCACCTCTGCTCACATGTGAGGAAACCTGAAGCCTCTTACTTGTTCTGTGAGTTTCCGTACTTCCCGAATGGATCTCCTGCTTTTCCACCGTCTCCAGTGAAGATGTACAAATAATCATCGAGGCCGAACAGCAGCTGGCCTCCGTTGTGGTTTGCTGCCGGTTCTTCGATCTCTAAAATGACCCTGAGTGTAAAAAGGATTCAATTCAGTGCATTTACTTCATGGGTCTTACTTTACAGAGATAAATATCTGGCTGCCATGATTCTTAAGCACACCCTGAGGCCAACTTTGATCCATCCTTCACCTCTTTAACTGCTTCGGTGTATGTCACTGGCTCGCTAAGCTGTGAAATTACACCTCTTATAGGAAGAACTGTTGACAGATCAGACTGGAGGCATTGAATAGCTGGTTCATGcaaattacagtaaaactgaGTTGTGTACCTGGAGTGATGTCTGGTTTGTGGAGCAGTAAATtttagatttatagtttttttacatattaaacGGAAGAGATAAAATAAGGGGCTTTAGATGACTTTTAGAGCTAGAATATTTGTATCCTATGCAAAGTCACATAGTATCTTAAATCCTTATCTTACAAGGAGTTATTTCTGTACCTCCAGAACATGCTTATGCAAGCTTTGGTTCTATAATGATAGTCCTTTATGTCTTTCATCGTGCAGACATACATCATTAGACAAACTCTGAAGCTAAAAAAGACCAAGGGAGACCCTCCCTGGTCGTACCTCTCTGAGTAAGGATCAGCCATGTTCATGTCGGAGGCAGAAACCTTCATCTCACTGATTCTGATTTTCTCCACTTTGCTGTTGAACTGGATGGAGTAGTAGATGAAGAAGCGTCCGTTGTCCTGGTAGTTTGGGTGGAAGGCCATGCCCAGGAAACCCCTCTCGTCCCCCAGCCAGGGAGTGGTCAGCACCTCCCCGCTCATGTCCAGGAAAGGTTGCTCCAGCCGGCTGCCATCGGGAAGATAAACCCAAACGAAGCCCAGCTGTTCGGCTATGAACATGCGGTGTGTTTCGTCCCtgctgtgcagcatcagcacTGGGTTTCTCAGACCGTTGGCCACCTCAGTCAGGCATAGCTGCAGACACCCTCTGGGGTCCTCCACCACCTGGCCCAGGTTGCTGTTGAGGCCGGGGCTCTTCAGGACGTTGGGGTAGCAGTAGTCCTGGTCGGACAGGTCCATCATGCTGCAGAATGTGGTCATGTCCCGCTCTGAGGTGTCCCGCAGCAGCCGGTTCGCTGTTAAATATTTAACTACATGGCCACATTTGCTGTGAAACGCTGAGCAGTAGCCAAAGCAGAGGCCAGGTAGCTCTCGGACAGGTGTGTAGGGATCTTCAGCGTCGAAGAGATGGGCGGCATATGGAGAGCAGTCCTGGATAGGACAAGCAGGACTTATCACACTTCATGGCAATAGAATGCATGAGTTTGGTAGCAAAGAATGGAAGTGTAGCTTtacataaacatatttttgcCTTTTGATTCCCAGTAATTGGCCTCcctccctcttcttcctctatGCCAAGAACTGTTTCAAGAATATGGAAACATTTCATAAAGTCTAACTCACTGGTGCACGCACCTTAGTCTTTGTTGCCTGCAGCGTTGGTGATTAATACTACAAATATAAGTTTGTCCTGCTGCCCGTTATCATAAAACATCCCCGTTCAGAGCCTCATTGGAGTTAATTAACATGCTTGTTTTAGTGAAATAACAGTTTGTCAATCACAAACCACATTTAATATCTGATTTGAGCTCTGCAGTTGTTCTAGTCTTTATTAAAtcagaatttgttttaaattcttCACAGCCTTTCATTTAATGATAGCCTCAAAAGGGAATTCAGAATTTGAAAGGCTATTGATAGGTTGAGTGTGATGTATATATTTCAAGAGCTTTACTGGGTTTATCACAAACATATAGATGAAAGTTTCTGCAGATGTGAAAAGCCTGCAGAAAACTGCATAAGGAATTCATCACTGCGTCTTTCGGCAGTGCCAGGATGTTTAATGTGAACCATTCTGGAACTCCATCCTCAAGTAaccccacagacacacagcatgACTTTTAGGGAGAAAAATCTGTTTACCTGACACATAATTTCCTTCAGCATGTCCACACACAGCTCTTGACCCCCCACCTCCAGCTGGTCAATGATGTCCCAGTATCTCTCCGCGATGCTGTTGTCAGTTTTCTGGTCGCAGCAGCCAAAATCCTCGTACTGCGTGCAGAACTCCAGGTGCCACTGAGGCTTGAAAGGTGGCTCGAAGTCCAGGCACTGAGGGTGACCTGATGCCGGCCCGACCCGGACGAGCAGCACCACCGACGCGATGAGAATAAACTCGGGAAGGCTTTTTTTGGATGAGTCCGGAGCTTCCATGGTGCGTAAAATTGCGCGCCGGGCTCCGCTTGGATGGAGCGCAGCATTCCACttacttgtcatttttgccGTCTGCCCACGAATGACTCGAAGCCTTTCTTCTCCTTTATGTAGGCTGTCCTCCCATCAGGCAAATTAGTGCCaattaaaactaaaacagtTTTGTAATGAAGTTAATGGGTCTCGCATTTTACGCCCCGCTATACTTACGGCGGTTTTGTGCACCGCATCTGGGTTGGCAAAGCAGTACGCACGGCTATCTGAAAGGGGGCATGCtctcaaatacacacacacacacacacacgcacacggaCCATAGTGTCGAGGCATGCAAACATGAAGCTCACCACAACACAAATTGTAATTTTGTCTCGCATTCACGTAGAAGCGCCTCCAGGCAGCATTTTGTTTGTGCAACATCATAGCAGCAGCTGTCTCCGTGCTTAGATCTACTGTCCCAGCATGTCAACCCTCATTAGAATGTACAGTGAAATGTGTCTGTCAACATTTTGTGCCGGtgccaaaagaaaaacaacgaCTGAAAAAGGCGTCTTATATAGACTCCATAACGTGTAATCAAAACCACATGCGGTCTGAAGACATACACAGCTGCATTGTTATTGGATGCATAAATAAAGGCCTGAGCATAAAAGTGGCATGATTAAACTCTTGAAACTGGAATTTAGCACAAACATTTTGCATGCCAAGGTATCAAGATCAGGCTGTGGAGCAAAGATTCTTCTATCTCTTGATATTGTCTTCTGGTGGGGTGTGTTTccaaaacaaatgaagaaattaaataataaaaattagcATAATTAGCACTAATCAGTTGACTCATTGAAGTCATGGTGCATGTATGACTGTATGATTGATGGATTCATAGGGCCCTTTATAGGCATTTGTTTGGTAATCCAGTCACAGATTAAACTATATATCTCATTTTATAtgagacaacaggagggttaaaaaaatctaaaaacttgaactttttttttttttacagtgtagctgaCACATTCTGTATCAGATCAGTTACATGGGCCTACATTATattcttaaaataaattatatgaTAGATTATATTCCAGCTCTGAAAACTGCGTCAAACCATCAAAAAGGTTAATGGTTGCAGCCGCCAAACTCCATGTGCCAACAAGACTTGAAAGATGGCTCAAAGTTGAGGCACTTAGGGCGATCTGATGCTGTCTGCACAGGAGCAAACAACATCTCTGATATGATCGGGATCAACTGAGATAAACTCAAGGCGGCTCTGCATCTGTTTGGAGGAGCTCGGATCTGTCACGAGCATTAAAGCCAGCTCGGATGAATGGATCACAGCCTGCTTGTCATTTCTAAAGCATTCAGCTGTTTGCTCTTGTTCATGTATGATTTATATAGGCCGAGAGCCAGAGTGTAATTATGGGAGCGTACACGTTTCCCTGTGCAGTCAGTCCCTGTTTGCCCTCTGTGCGTTGCGCCGCCTCCTCTAGTCAGgtgaaaaacatctgcagctctgTCTCCCATCACCTTAATTGGAACCAATTAAAAGACAACACATTCCTAATGAATTTGATGGGATTGGCATACTTTTCCTCCAGTTACAGGGGCTTTCTGCACAGCAGCAGAGTTGGATGCAGAGCGGAGGTATGCAAACAAAAAACTCACCACAAAACAAATTGTGATTGTCTCACATCCAAACGGCAGCGCCTTCaggcagagagcagcagaaatgtTTATGCTTCTGATctacgctgtaaaaaaacaaagagagtgaagaaaaattgaaagaaactgaaaatttgGCAGCGAAAGTGCTTGAAatgataattaaaaaatacaaaaatctaGTGGAATAATGAACTTTAAGACAGACTTTAGGAACCATTataaaataaaggcaaatatctgtggaaaaataatgtttttaactgatttaaatacctaaaaacaatgtatttttatggCCACTCGTAGTTAAAGAGGTCTTAAAGTCAACATTATCAACAAATGCAGAttatatttgttctttttctgtttttttttacagtttgacatGTCAGTATATTTACTACAGTTTCACAAGACAGAGGAaatctgtatatattttttaaaaagcaactgAATAAATCTTTACCATTTGAtaaacaaatctgtaaaataacagtaatgatttttagcagatttaaaacaGTATAAATAgtataatttcatgttttttatagtcaacatataaattaatatttatttttttctgtgacttttttttactgACTATTGtctaaaaactttaaaaatatatattttaaccCTTATACAGAAAATTTtacttctttattttgtttcctgtcgtttaataaaacagaaaaaatctgcaaaatacaagtaaattgtttcaaaaatacagttaaaatcatttttacagtgtacacaATAGAAATGTCTGGgctcaaaataaatgaatgtaacaGATTCAATCTTTCTGAGTGAAAACAACTTCTGATGAAATTATGCAACAAATTACACTGAAGCAGTAAAATTAGTGCAAATTTGTTGCTTTAGTAGAATTTATATGTAAAAGACTTCATACTTACCTTGACTTATTATCATATTTGTTCAAACTAGAGATACATTTTCAACAGAAGAAGCCAATTTTATTAAGTTACTTCAActtgaattcagttttaaatcaactaacgTGTCAATTTgactttaaattacacacagtaTTGAGTTGAAGCAGTTAACCGCATTACTATGTCAACACAGCCCATCAAAAATAATCGTTCCAGCCCGAAGGGTTTATCAAAATCagtaaattagaatttttattgTCATATTGATGCATTTCAATAAATTGTGATAACTGAATCACTTCTTAGAATAAACTGTCATGCCGTCATCAGCATCTTTATGAGGTACACCTGTGAAATCTAATGCAATCTAAGCTGCCATATTTGTAGATTTTGCTGATGTCATTATTAAAGGGGATAAAATAAACGTAAATTAGAATTATTGCCTTTTTGACAACACCAGCAAAATGAGGTTGAAGCTTTGTAATTTATGACAGAGCTACTGGATTAGATTGTGCAAGATTTCACAGGGGCATCCAGTAAACTGGCCGGTAAATAAACGATCGCAGGAGTCTGTCAACATTTTGTGTCGGCGCCAAGGAAATACGGCTTAAATTGATGATTCTTGGCACATTTGGACGGGATTGAAGCCAGACGCTTTCTGTCAGAGGAAATGAAACACGAGCTGTCTGAAGTGTCTTACATTCAGTCTAAACATGTAACCAACAGCAGACAGAAGTGTGTTATTATTGGGTGTTTGACCTGGAAGTTACGTCATATGAAATGTATGATCTAGGTCACTCTGGTCCCACGTAGCTTTAATGAAAAATCATACATTTGATTTCATGCTTTGATAACTTTTCTAATGCCCTCTTATTTATTAATAcaatattttatgtgtaaatgaTATCAGTAGTGCAAATTaggttaaattttaaaaaataatcaccaCTATACTGTAAAACTTCTTTTTAGAAACagttttaagtgtatttttcttCAGGAATTTGctggtattttacagatttctccCTTTTTGTTACCAAGTAAAATCACAGGGGAAAAGAGTATTAAATTACATGTTaatcataaaaacagaacaaaactataaataatgttCAGGTTGTTGTCGTGGATTGGGAAGGAGATATGTCTGTAAAGCAttttatattacattttatttgtatgacAAGTGCTACactaataaaattaaatttattgtTCACAATCAACGCTCAAAATCGAACAGTCATAATCTTCAAATGCACAGAATTTTGTTTCTGTGGTGGCAGAAAAAGTGTCCCTTTGTGAAATTTTAATGTTTCCTGTAATTGGAGAATTCCACccaacaaatgcacaaaaacatggTTGGCATGACATTTATAGGCAATACTACAGTAGTGTTTGCAATGCTTAGGCCTTATTGTTTTGGTATGTTCAATTTCTTTGTGTAGACATGATTTACTGATGGATATTACATATGAAATAAAGAAGTGATCTCATTTGCAATGTCCCCAGGGCTATAATTTCTCAAATATAACAACcacaaatgaaaaaattaaGTAATTTTAAAGCTTTCTAAACATTGCAGTCGCAATGAAGGGGCCACAATTACTTGTTGGCATTTTGAAAAGTGCATGAAATGGTTTAAATTGGTTTAATTAAAGCCgttttaaaggtaaaatcaaCTGGATTGATTAAAATCTGGTGCACAGAACAGATAAAATACCTGTCCTGTCCCAGAGACCATTCCTGAAGTAAATGAGGTAATACAGTATTTGTTCAGCAGATGGCAGCAGCAAACTGCTACTGacacagcaggaggaggaggaagaggaactgcatcaccttttttttattatttcgcATTTGTTTTGGTGAAGAGGGAAAACGTCAAGTTAGGTTTAACGAAACACGTAATATCCGGTTGAGTGCTTTTAGCTTAAAGTGTGTGTGGATTTAAATAGATTTGTGGATGTGCAATGACATTcgcagaggagaaaaaacaaatgagaatGAGACTATGAAAGTAGCatagttttaaagtttgaaaatgttgaggaaaaaaatattttaatagtgaaacttctaatgtccacattttcaatatttttggaaaatttttgagcaaagaaatg
This is a stretch of genomic DNA from Acanthochromis polyacanthus isolate Apoly-LR-REF ecotype Palm Island chromosome 1, KAUST_Apoly_ChrSc, whole genome shotgun sequence. It encodes these proteins:
- the hhipl2 gene encoding HHIP-like protein 2, coding for MTSKWNAALHPSGARRAILRTMEAPDSSKKSLPEFILIASVVLLVRVGPASGHPQCLDFEPPFKPQWHLEFCTQYEDFGCCDQKTDNSIAERYWDIIDQLEVGGQELCVDMLKEIMCQDCSPYAAHLFDAEDPYTPVRELPGLCFGYCSAFHSKCGHVVKYLTANRLLRDTSERDMTTFCSMMDLSDQDYCYPNVLKSPGLNSNLGQVVEDPRGCLQLCLTEVANGLRNPVLMLHSRDETHRMFIAEQLGFVWVYLPDGSRLEQPFLDMSGEVLTTPWLGDERGFLGMAFHPNYQDNGRFFIYYSIQFNSKVEKIRISEMKVSASDMNMADPYSERVILEIEEPAANHNGGQLLFGLDDYLYIFTGDGGKAGDPFGKYGNSQNKSSLLGKVLRIDVDGTDSSGLQYRIPPDNPFIGDPDARPEVFAYGVRNMWRCSVDRGDPVSRYGRGRIFCGDVGQNRYEEIDIIEKGGNYGWRAKEGFECYDLKLCQNSSLNDILPIFAYSHHVGKSVTGGYVYRGCESPNLNGLYIFGDFMSGRIMALEEDRTTGVWQERSVCMGDKKTCSFPGLINHYHKFIISFAEDEAGELYFLATTYPSSSSPYGTVFKFMDPSRRAPPGKCKQKPLPVKVKGKKFAFAPRELTVLDTKEKPTRPPPRKFKFTTKPPVTSNQVKPTTMTTHAKTTPTSNAVKPKLADKEASRKNKLKPEKKNKMLNKQGAKKQMKTKVVKPKPNKQPKKTAAKKPVVVKNKIKPKKNQTNTENFDDQRASNSLKDNKIHTKRKSPLRKAAPKQPGLKINKKAKEHVGLVNKTMIHLNVKRNRTTRAQLQVKSRRARNIKAL